A genomic window from Triticum urartu cultivar G1812 chromosome 7, Tu2.1, whole genome shotgun sequence includes:
- the LOC125525813 gene encoding uncharacterized protein LOC125525813: MAQRIELYDLKIITNQFSDAQKIGSGGYAEVYKAVYKNEEIAVKLLNSAIGINNDQFMNELSNHMNVKHSNIVRLVGYCNEITSQYVEQKDGPVFGKHIYKVLCFEYMHGRSLDRCLCEKSLGDVWHTHYQIIKGTCKGLCYLHHGCERAILHLDLKPANILLDKLKNPKIADFGLSRIYTGSRTHVKVAGTVSGTMNYMAPELRNEGVVSYKADVFSLGVTIINVIGGSGGLQHYHEHGPKKFVEYVCTYWRERDNTADLYQVETCTKIAICCVHTDRHQRPTMKEIMVNLNDMETQVLGKGLHTLTVNSSHHVSLKLSGDSSGREPLDVVIVYAFDCTESTPAWYTVDNGIFWMVQEKLTHFPYSCMGYIYVMSTANTYTSDMKVVDPAETKVIGYTGFARRRTTCTKNMASGLAEAHNMISSRGHHNGIILFFSDGLKNEGDFFDGTNNFISKVPVHTFTLAGDTYNHVLQSIAANSPGGKFHTSPVPERPNLSTPFSKLLDSLLGGTPEDVERPLSFISGRDPLDVVIVYAFDCTNSTPAWYTVDSGVFWLVQEKLTHYVDSCMGYMYVMSTPNTYTSDMKVVDSAETKETGYTGSTRRRMTCTKNMASGLVEAHKMVSNRGYRNGIILFFSDGLINKGDFFDGTEKFVSTVPVHTFTVGGDAYNQGLQAIAKNSPGGTFTRLPVPERPHLSAPFSKLLDSLLGGTMD, translated from the exons ATGGCACAACGGATAGAATTATATGATTTGAAAATAATCACCAACCAATTTTCGGACGCCCAAAAAATTGGAAGTGGTGGCTATGCAGAAGTTTACAAG GCAGTCTACAAGAATGAAGAGATAGCAGTGAAGTTGCTTAATTCGGCCATAGGAATCAACAATGACCAATTTATGAACGAACTCAGTAACCATATGAACGTCAAACATTCAAACATTGTACGACTAGTTGGTTATTGCAACGAAATCACCAGCCAATATGTTGAGCAGAAGGATGGCCCTGTTTTTGGTAAACACATATACAAAGTGCTCTGCTTTGAATATATGCACGGTAGAAGCCTAGACAGATGTCTTTGTG AAAAATCCCTGGGAGATGTTTGGCACACGCATTACCAAATAATAAAAGGGACTTGTAAAGGTTTATGTTATCTTCACCATGGGTGCGAACGTGCGATCCTCCACCTGGATCTAAAGCCTGCCAACATATTACTTGACAAGCTCAAGAATCCAAAAATTGCAGACTTCGGATTGTCAAGGATTTACACTGGAAGCCGTACCCATGTCAAAGTCGCTGGTACAGTCTCAGGGACAAT GAACTACATGGCGCCTGAACTAAGAAATGAGGGTGTGGTGTCATACAAGGCTGATGTCTTCAGTTTAGGTGTTACAATTATAAATGTAATTGGAGGATCTGGCGGTTTACAACATTATCACGAACATGGCCCCAAGAAATTTGTTGAATAT GTATGTACATATTGGAGGGAGAGGGATAATACAGCAGATTTATATCAAGTAGAGACATGCACCAAAATTGCAATATGCTGTGTGCATACTGACAGACACCAGAGGCCCACAATGAAGGAGATTATGGTGAACTTGAATGATATGGAAACTCAGGTTTTGGGCAAG GGTCTCCATACCCTCACGGTGAATTCCTCCCACCATGTTTCACTTAAGCTCTCCGGTGACAGTTCAG GAAGGGAGCCACTGGACGTTGTGATTGTGTATGCCTTTGATTGTACTGAATCGACCCCGGCCTGGTACACAGTGGATAATGGGATCTTTTGGATGGTGCAAGAAAAGCTGACCCACTTCCCCTATAGTTGCATGGGTTATATCTACGTCATGTCAACTGCTAACACATACACGTCAGACATGAAAGTAGTTGACCCGGCGGAGACAAAGGTAATTGGCTACACAGGATTCGCTAGGCGCAGGACCACCTGCACTAAGAACATGGCATCGGGCCTTGCAGAGGCACATAATATGATCAGCAGCCGTGGGCACCACAATGGCATCATCTTGTTCTTCTCTGATGGGTTGAAGAACGagggtgacttctttgatggaaCAAACAACTTCATCTCAAAAGTGCCCGTCCACACATTTACCCTTGCCGGGGACACGTACAACCAT GTTCTCCAATCCATTGCGGCAAAttctccgggagggaagtttcacACCAGCCCTGTTCCAGAAAGGCCAAATCTGTCAACACCCTTCTCGAAGCTACTAGATAGCCTCCTTGGAGGCACCCCGGAGGATGTTGAGAGACCTCTGAGTTTCATTTCAG GAAGGGATCCACTAGATGTGGTGATTGTGTATGCCTTTGACTGCACTAACTCGACCCCAGCCTGGTACACGGTGGATAGTGGGGTCTTTTGGTTGGTGCAAGAGAAGCTCACCCACTATGTTGACAGTTGCATGGGTTACATGTACGTCATGTCAACCCCCAACACATACACATCGGACATGAAAGTAGTTGACTCAGCCGAGACAAAGGAAACTGGCTACACTGGATCCACCAGGCGCAGGATGACGTGCACTAAAAACATGGCATCAGGCCTTGTTGAGGCACATAAAATGGTCAGCAACCGCGGTTACCGCAACGGCATCATCTTGTTCTTCTCTGATGGACTGATAAACAagggtgacttctttgatggaaCGGAGAAATTCGTCTCTACAGTGCCTGTCCACACATTTACTGTTGGTGGGGACGCATATAACCAG GGTCTCCAAGCCATTGCAAAAAATTCTCCAGGTGGAACTTTCACCCGCCTTCCAGTTCCCGAAAGACCGCATCTGTCGGCGCCCTTTTCAAAACTACTGGACAGCCTCCTCGGCGGCACCATGGACTGA